Proteins co-encoded in one Coriobacterium glomerans PW2 genomic window:
- a CDS encoding PH domain-containing protein, producing the protein MTRFNGKSSWWFIAFILVWTAVMFIIMLIPSPVALWIAGAGLLMSIFLISTLIRNHVDVFDDRVEICYGPMTIRITISSIRSVERSHCLLASTANSFDRVYITVRGIDCCDDTLVSLKDNDAFIEAVRDRLRDLRAEASDVSECAHPTSNAPWL; encoded by the coding sequence ATGACGAGGTTCAACGGCAAGAGCAGCTGGTGGTTCATCGCTTTTATCTTGGTCTGGACCGCCGTGATGTTCATCATCATGCTGATCCCCTCACCTGTGGCTTTGTGGATCGCGGGCGCCGGGCTGCTGATGTCGATCTTCCTCATCAGCACGCTCATCCGCAACCACGTGGATGTCTTTGATGACCGTGTCGAGATCTGCTATGGTCCCATGACCATCAGAATAACGATCAGCAGCATACGCTCGGTCGAGCGCTCGCACTGTCTGCTCGCGAGTACGGCGAATTCGTTCGATCGGGTGTATATAACAGTGCGCGGCATAGATTGCTGTGATGACACCCTCGTGTCGCTGAAGGACAATGATGCGTTCATCGAGGCGGTTCGAGACCGCCTTCGCGATCTGAGGGCAGAAGCATCCGATGTGTCCGAATGCGCGCATCCCACGTCGAATGCCCCGTGGCTATGA
- a CDS encoding histidine phosphatase family protein produces MTGHLYLMRHGETEFNRADLVQGRCDSPLTACGIAQAHIAARWLADRGADFDQLVSSPLGRARSTAELIRDDLIERGRSVPPAVALDGLIERSYGSLEAGPRANVPADLWDPGDAVVPFGGESKRDARGRVVRALSQLMADAGSKTVLAISHGALMVQFRQAWVAYARCAQDGYIGNCCVLVFSYDAATGAFSNTSIVNHDFSELHGTCEERC; encoded by the coding sequence ATGACGGGACACCTCTACCTCATGCGCCACGGCGAGACCGAGTTCAATCGGGCCGATCTCGTCCAAGGGCGGTGCGACTCGCCGCTCACGGCGTGCGGCATCGCTCAGGCGCATATCGCCGCGCGCTGGCTCGCGGACCGAGGAGCTGATTTCGATCAGCTGGTCAGCTCCCCGCTGGGTCGCGCGCGCTCGACGGCGGAGCTCATCCGCGACGATCTGATCGAGCGGGGACGAAGCGTTCCGCCGGCGGTTGCGCTCGACGGTTTGATCGAGCGCAGCTACGGATCGCTTGAGGCGGGTCCGCGGGCGAATGTACCGGCAGACCTCTGGGACCCCGGCGATGCGGTGGTGCCGTTCGGCGGCGAGTCGAAGCGCGATGCCCGTGGGCGCGTGGTTCGAGCGCTGTCGCAGCTCATGGCCGATGCCGGGTCAAAGACTGTGCTCGCGATCTCCCATGGGGCGCTCATGGTGCAGTTTCGTCAGGCATGGGTCGCATATGCGCGCTGCGCTCAGGACGGCTACATCGGCAACTGCTGCGTGCTCGTCTTCTCCTACGATGCCGCGACCGGCGCCTTCTCGAACACGTCCATCGTGAACCATGACTTCTCCGAGCTTCACGGCACGTGCGAAGAGCGTTGCTGA
- a CDS encoding excinuclease ABC subunit UvrA, whose amino-acid sequence MKSSRRAGERSPQPTTIEVRGARVHNLKNIDVSVPLGRLVGIAGVSGSGKSSLALGVLYAEGSRRYLDALSTYTRRRIAQYERAKVDEVLHVPAALSLRQRQATPSVHSTFGTASELLNYLRIMFSRLASHECPNGHHVPPTMNVALGLPITCPVCAASFCAPGAEELAFNSTGACPTCGGTGVVHAVDKSSLVPDESLSIDQGAVASWRQLMWKLMIQIVRELGVRTDVPFCELTAKERDIVFHGPAEKRHILYQSPKTGEAVELDFTYFNAIYTVENALSKVTDEKGLKRIAKFLTDRTCPDCGGTRLSARARSPLIDHLSLADVTEFTLAELPGWIAWVPEISPDEISGIAESVVEEMREPIQRLMQLGLGYLTLDRASATLSTGELQRVQLARAVRNRTTGALYVLDEPSIGLHPTNIDGLLGVMGDLLEDGNSVVVVDHDIRVLREADHLIEMGPRSGAQGGTVIAQGTVEEVERTKDSRIAAFLSGERHVRVRERATSDAMFDEGTIHMETGPIHTVGPLSVDIPYGRLTTVSGVSGSGKTTLVLESLIPALRPLKAHAKLPAHVRRIEPGRVEQVNLIDADPIGVNVRSTVSTYSGVLDELRRAFAATPEAKARELGAGAFSYNTGSLRCPTCDGTGQISLDVQFLPDVDIPCPTCHGSRYAPEAYEITRAVPDGSESERIALPDLLECTVDEAMGYVGDVRKVAARLQILRDLGLGYLTLGEATPALSGGEAQRLKLASELKRDQSDTLFAFDEPTIGLHPLDVEVLLGVLQRLVDNGATVVVIEHDLDVIANSDYLIDMGPEGGQNGGRIVAAGTPEQVARVARSRTAPYIRVELAAPATPSQTGGHA is encoded by the coding sequence ATGAAATCGAGCAGGCGCGCAGGCGAGCGCTCGCCGCAGCCGACAACGATCGAGGTGCGCGGCGCGCGCGTGCACAACCTCAAGAACATCGATGTGTCGGTGCCGCTCGGCAGGCTCGTCGGCATCGCGGGGGTGTCCGGCTCGGGCAAGAGCTCCCTTGCGCTGGGCGTGCTCTACGCCGAAGGATCCCGCCGCTACCTCGATGCGCTGTCCACCTACACGCGCAGGCGCATCGCTCAGTATGAGCGCGCGAAGGTCGACGAGGTGCTCCACGTCCCGGCTGCGCTCTCCCTGCGACAGCGGCAGGCGACGCCGAGCGTCCACTCCACGTTCGGCACGGCCTCTGAGCTGCTCAACTATCTGCGTATCATGTTCTCGCGCCTGGCGAGCCACGAGTGCCCCAACGGACACCACGTGCCGCCGACCATGAACGTCGCGCTGGGTCTGCCCATAACCTGCCCGGTGTGCGCAGCGAGCTTCTGCGCGCCGGGAGCGGAGGAGCTCGCGTTCAACAGCACGGGCGCGTGTCCCACCTGCGGCGGCACCGGCGTGGTGCACGCGGTGGACAAGTCGAGCCTGGTGCCCGACGAGTCGCTCAGCATCGATCAGGGCGCCGTCGCCTCCTGGCGGCAGCTCATGTGGAAGCTCATGATCCAGATCGTACGCGAGCTCGGCGTCCGAACCGATGTGCCGTTCTGCGAGCTCACAGCCAAGGAGCGCGATATCGTCTTTCACGGCCCGGCCGAGAAGCGCCATATCCTGTACCAGTCGCCCAAGACCGGCGAGGCGGTCGAGCTGGACTTCACCTACTTCAACGCCATCTACACGGTTGAAAACGCGCTGTCGAAGGTGACCGACGAGAAGGGCCTCAAGCGCATCGCCAAGTTTTTGACCGATAGAACCTGCCCGGACTGCGGCGGCACGAGGCTCTCGGCGCGCGCTCGATCCCCGCTGATAGACCACCTCTCGCTGGCCGATGTCACTGAGTTCACGCTCGCCGAGCTCCCAGGCTGGATCGCCTGGGTCCCGGAGATATCTCCCGACGAGATCAGCGGCATCGCCGAGAGCGTCGTCGAGGAGATGCGCGAGCCGATTCAGCGCCTCATGCAGCTGGGGCTCGGCTATCTCACGCTCGACCGGGCGAGCGCGACGCTGTCCACCGGCGAGCTGCAGCGCGTCCAGCTCGCCCGCGCCGTGCGCAATCGCACGACCGGTGCGCTCTACGTCCTCGATGAGCCCTCTATCGGACTGCATCCCACCAACATCGATGGCCTGCTCGGTGTCATGGGCGATCTGCTCGAGGACGGCAACTCGGTCGTCGTGGTCGACCATGACATACGCGTGCTGCGCGAGGCGGATCATCTGATCGAGATGGGCCCGAGATCCGGTGCGCAGGGGGGAACCGTCATCGCGCAGGGCACGGTCGAGGAGGTCGAGCGGACGAAGGACTCGCGCATCGCAGCGTTTCTGAGCGGGGAGCGCCATGTCCGCGTGCGCGAGCGCGCGACGTCCGATGCGATGTTCGACGAGGGGACCATCCACATGGAGACCGGACCGATCCACACGGTCGGACCGCTTTCGGTGGACATCCCCTACGGTCGCCTCACAACGGTGAGCGGCGTGTCGGGTTCGGGCAAGACGACGCTTGTGCTCGAGAGTCTCATCCCGGCGCTGCGCCCGCTCAAGGCGCATGCCAAGCTGCCCGCGCACGTCCGCCGCATCGAGCCGGGGCGCGTGGAGCAGGTGAACCTCATCGACGCCGATCCGATCGGCGTGAACGTGCGCTCGACGGTGAGCACCTACTCCGGTGTCCTCGATGAGCTGCGGCGCGCCTTCGCGGCGACACCCGAGGCGAAGGCGCGCGAGCTCGGTGCGGGCGCCTTCTCCTACAACACCGGATCCCTCCGGTGCCCCACCTGCGACGGCACCGGGCAGATCTCGCTTGACGTGCAGTTTCTGCCCGACGTGGACATACCGTGCCCGACCTGTCATGGCTCGCGCTACGCACCGGAGGCCTACGAGATCACGCGCGCGGTGCCCGACGGCTCCGAGTCCGAGCGGATCGCGTTGCCCGATCTGCTCGAGTGCACCGTCGATGAGGCGATGGGCTATGTCGGCGACGTGCGCAAGGTCGCGGCTCGCCTGCAGATCCTGCGCGATCTCGGCTTGGGCTACCTCACCTTGGGCGAGGCGACACCCGCGCTGTCAGGCGGCGAGGCGCAGCGGCTGAAACTCGCCAGCGAGCTCAAGCGCGATCAGTCCGATACCCTGTTCGCGTTCGACGAGCCGACGATCGGCCTGCATCCGCTCGATGTCGAGGTGCTGCTCGGCGTGCTGCAGCGGCTCGTGGACAACGGCGCGACCGTCGTGGTGATCGAGCATGATCTGGATGTGATCGCCAACTCGGACTACCTCATCGACATGGGGCCCGAAGGCGGTCAAAATGGCGGGCGGATCGTTGCTGCGGGCACCCCCGAGCAGGTGGCGCGGGTCGCCCGGAGTCGCACGGCGCCCTACATCCGCGTGGAGCTGGCAGCTCCGGCGACACCTTCACAGACCGGCGGTCACGCCTGA
- a CDS encoding ATP-dependent sacrificial sulfur transferase LarE, which translates to MRDKLRQLHVLLRSFGSIAIGFSGGVDSAFLAAVCARIMADRTLLIHLSTPLVGTPEERSFQKMTKNPDEAQAIDGRTERGAVRRSATVLCALPLPVVEVALDPLADPDIARNDEARCYHCKLAGFARIVSEARKRGYAVVADGSNADDAGDYRPGMRAISELGVRSPLLETGWHKEEERELLRAWGYPVWNLPSGACLATRIATGERLTAGRIEQIRTCEDLLEKLGLSQVRARLVGDLMRIEAAPADLARLRAVSAEDASDGRAPTSICPLGGTDDDGAVALPADVLQRLGELIDIRLDPFAHPYRKGDMNAQAKPFQG; encoded by the coding sequence ATGCGAGACAAACTCAGGCAGCTGCATGTTCTGCTGCGATCGTTCGGATCTATCGCGATCGGCTTCTCCGGCGGCGTCGATTCCGCGTTTCTGGCAGCTGTCTGCGCGCGCATCATGGCAGATCGCACGCTGCTCATTCATTTGAGCACGCCGCTTGTCGGCACACCGGAGGAGCGTTCCTTCCAGAAGATGACGAAAAACCCCGACGAGGCTCAAGCGATCGACGGTCGAACCGAACGCGGTGCCGTCCGCAGGTCCGCCACAGTGCTGTGCGCTCTGCCGCTTCCCGTCGTTGAGGTCGCACTCGACCCGCTTGCCGACCCCGATATCGCCCGCAATGATGAAGCCCGCTGCTACCATTGCAAGCTCGCCGGCTTCGCCCGCATCGTATCCGAGGCTCGCAAGAGGGGCTACGCCGTCGTGGCCGATGGGAGCAATGCCGATGACGCTGGTGACTACCGGCCCGGCATGCGAGCCATATCGGAGTTGGGAGTGAGGTCGCCGCTCCTGGAGACCGGATGGCACAAGGAAGAGGAGCGCGAGCTGCTGCGCGCATGGGGCTACCCGGTATGGAATCTGCCCTCGGGTGCCTGCTTGGCGACGCGCATCGCGACAGGTGAGCGGCTCACTGCGGGCAGAATCGAGCAGATTCGCACATGTGAGGACCTGCTCGAAAAGCTGGGACTCAGCCAGGTCCGCGCTCGCCTCGTCGGCGACCTGATGAGGATCGAAGCGGCCCCCGCGGATCTGGCAAGGTTGCGCGCCGTCTCAGCAGAAGATGCATCCGACGGGCGCGCGCCGACGTCGATCTGTCCGCTCGGAGGGACAGACGATGATGGGGCCGTTGCTCTTCCGGCAGATGTCCTGCAACGTCTCGGTGAGCTCATCGACATCCGGCTTGATCCGTTCGCCCATCCCTATCGCAAGGGCGATATGAACGCCCAAGCGAAGCCGTTCCAAGGCTAA
- a CDS encoding NAD(P)H-dependent oxidoreductase, which produces MSDQIISALENRFACKSYDPAGHVSDSDFNTILEAGRLSPSSFGLEPWKFLVIQDRDLIDEIRARSWGIKMDADRTVILLTRRSVNARSTWVHRILHDIQGYLQEDEIARLEKLEAFQRDDLHILDSDRTLFDWAGKQTYLALSNMLTTAALLGIDSTPIEGFSAERMNALLSERGLIDPEEWGISAMVQFGIHDPNHRPHPKQRRPFTEVVEYVRPRPQVRSGVTAGL; this is translated from the coding sequence ATGTCAGATCAGATCATAAGCGCGCTCGAGAACCGCTTCGCCTGCAAGAGCTATGATCCTGCAGGCCATGTCTCGGATAGCGATTTCAATACGATCTTGGAGGCCGGTCGGCTCTCGCCAAGCTCCTTCGGCCTTGAGCCCTGGAAGTTCCTCGTGATCCAGGATCGTGACCTCATAGATGAGATTCGCGCGAGATCTTGGGGGATCAAGATGGATGCCGACCGAACCGTGATCCTGCTGACGCGACGCAGCGTCAACGCAAGAAGCACGTGGGTGCACCGGATCCTGCATGACATCCAGGGTTATCTGCAGGAGGACGAAATCGCCCGCCTCGAGAAGCTCGAGGCGTTTCAGCGCGACGATCTGCACATCCTCGACAGCGATCGCACGCTGTTCGATTGGGCCGGCAAGCAGACCTACCTCGCGCTGTCCAATATGCTGACAACGGCGGCTCTGCTTGGCATCGACTCGACCCCCATCGAAGGTTTCTCAGCCGAGAGGATGAACGCGCTTCTCAGCGAGCGCGGGTTGATCGATCCTGAAGAATGGGGCATCTCGGCCATGGTTCAGTTCGGCATCCACGACCCGAACCACCGTCCCCACCCCAAGCAACGGCGCCCATTCACCGAGGTCGTCGAGTACGTTCGGCCGCGTCCCCAGGTGCGATCAGGCGTGACCGCCGGTCTGTGA
- a CDS encoding GNAT family N-acetyltransferase, with amino-acid sequence MNDYRFVVDRNAVRYVDANGTSCAEVTFPDVGDNTVEIDHTFVDDSLRGRGIAGQLLERCVRSLEETGRKAIPTCFYAMHWFEKHPERGDLLA; translated from the coding sequence ATGAACGATTATCGATTCGTCGTCGACCGCAACGCCGTGCGCTATGTCGACGCAAACGGCACCAGCTGCGCTGAGGTGACCTTTCCCGACGTCGGCGACAACACGGTTGAGATCGACCATACCTTTGTAGACGATTCCCTGCGCGGACGAGGCATCGCCGGTCAGCTTCTCGAGCGCTGCGTCCGCTCGCTCGAAGAGACCGGTCGAAAAGCCATTCCGACGTGCTTCTACGCCATGCACTGGTTCGAGAAGCATCCTGAGCGCGGTGATCTGCTCGCCTGA
- a CDS encoding LacI family DNA-binding transcriptional regulator — translation MSGVKIIDVAREAGVSLGTVSNALNHPDKVRPETRVRIEAAIDMLGYTPNQSARLLAGGTNAAIGLVLPRLSEGLSIEIAGGARAECHARGYSLLIADVGGDERLERRYLSSFMGAQVAAVLIQPVGRDSWSAPSSPSSIPNVFLDVKTDAAGCFVVADSQAQGRIIAEHARARQAKHVAVIGRSDSCKLELRLSGIREALTSHGEINLEIIDAGDGDVSGDGYSLGLELARRARRNRPDFIIGLTDVLAAGALAACLRTGLAVPEDVMVAGCDGNPLAWNGMLELTTCAPVGYEMGRRAVRASIEAIGARQLDRIGTRGAGAAAARGERASAHREEIIRPFLLARASTLGSRAREGDGCSSATSHVPELNLGVYL, via the coding sequence ATGTCAGGTGTGAAGATCATAGATGTCGCCCGCGAGGCAGGTGTTTCACTCGGAACGGTTTCAAATGCCCTCAACCATCCCGACAAGGTGCGACCTGAAACCCGTGTTCGCATCGAGGCGGCCATCGATATGCTCGGCTACACTCCCAATCAGAGCGCCAGATTGCTCGCAGGCGGCACGAACGCAGCCATCGGCTTGGTGCTTCCGCGCTTGAGCGAGGGCCTCAGCATCGAGATAGCCGGAGGCGCCCGCGCGGAGTGTCATGCGAGAGGGTACTCGTTGCTCATCGCAGATGTCGGAGGGGATGAGCGTCTGGAGCGCCGCTATCTCAGCTCGTTCATGGGAGCTCAGGTTGCCGCTGTTCTCATACAGCCGGTAGGTCGTGACAGCTGGTCCGCGCCCTCGAGCCCCTCTTCGATCCCAAACGTCTTTCTCGATGTGAAAACCGATGCCGCGGGCTGCTTCGTCGTAGCTGACAGCCAAGCGCAGGGACGCATCATCGCCGAGCACGCCCGGGCTCGTCAGGCCAAGCATGTAGCCGTCATCGGTCGCTCTGATTCGTGCAAGCTCGAGCTGCGCCTCTCCGGTATCAGAGAGGCGCTGACGTCTCATGGCGAGATCAACCTCGAGATCATCGACGCGGGGGACGGAGATGTCTCAGGAGACGGATACAGTCTCGGTCTCGAGTTGGCACGCCGCGCGAGGAGGAATCGACCCGATTTCATCATCGGGCTCACCGACGTGCTCGCCGCCGGTGCGCTGGCAGCGTGCCTCAGGACGGGCCTCGCCGTACCGGAGGATGTCATGGTCGCGGGCTGCGACGGCAACCCGCTTGCCTGGAACGGCATGCTGGAGCTCACCACCTGCGCTCCCGTGGGATACGAGATGGGACGTCGGGCTGTGCGCGCCTCGATCGAAGCCATCGGCGCGAGGCAGCTCGATCGCATCGGCACCCGAGGCGCCGGCGCGGCCGCAGCCCGAGGCGAAAGGGCATCCGCCCACCGTGAGGAGATCATCAGACCTTTTCTGCTCGCACGTGCCAGCACCCTCGGTTCACGCGCGCGCGAAGGCGATGGATGCAGCTCGGCCACCTCGCATGTACCCGAGCTGAACCTCGGTGTCTATCTGTAA
- a CDS encoding M42 family metallopeptidase — translation MREKNPWSIQRTELIKVLGQLSDAKAPSGFEDEVVEIAREFSAGWASVTTNSLLDTFIKPKTFSGKKPVVMLDAHADEVGGMVKTIRENGTLAFVELGRFSPGALAGQDVFVRTVDGAWIRGTIGVKPPHFMNAAERSGSRALEEILDIGATSKQDARDRFGVGIGEPVVPATRFSCDAGRGIAFGKAFDCRAGVCALLFSLRELARRSDLPFDVIGSISAQEEVGERGIAAAVRRVDPKVAFMFEGCPADDSFTPASEEPTALHQGPMFRYFDHSMITNPRYQRHVLSVAERCEIPVQAAVREGGGTNGGIAHLLDVPCAVAGIPCRYIHTATSICALDDIEAAARVAVEVVSSLTPKIVEAF, via the coding sequence GTGAGAGAAAAGAATCCATGGAGCATTCAGCGCACAGAGCTCATCAAGGTACTGGGGCAGCTTTCCGATGCGAAGGCACCCTCGGGTTTTGAAGACGAGGTCGTTGAAATCGCACGGGAGTTCAGCGCGGGGTGGGCCAGCGTAACGACCAACAGTCTGCTCGACACCTTCATCAAGCCCAAGACGTTCAGCGGGAAAAAGCCCGTGGTCATGCTCGATGCTCACGCCGATGAGGTGGGCGGCATGGTGAAGACGATCCGTGAGAACGGCACGCTCGCATTCGTGGAACTCGGCAGGTTCTCGCCGGGTGCGCTCGCCGGGCAAGATGTGTTCGTGCGCACCGTCGACGGTGCTTGGATCCGCGGCACGATAGGTGTGAAACCCCCGCATTTCATGAACGCTGCCGAGCGAAGCGGATCGAGAGCGCTCGAGGAGATCCTCGATATAGGAGCGACTTCCAAGCAGGATGCGCGCGATCGCTTCGGTGTCGGCATCGGTGAACCCGTGGTTCCCGCGACGCGCTTCAGCTGCGACGCCGGCCGCGGCATCGCGTTCGGCAAGGCGTTTGACTGCCGCGCGGGCGTCTGCGCGCTGCTCTTCTCACTGCGCGAGCTCGCACGTCGGTCAGATCTTCCATTCGATGTCATCGGATCGATCTCCGCGCAGGAGGAGGTCGGCGAGCGAGGCATAGCTGCTGCGGTGCGTCGCGTAGATCCCAAGGTCGCCTTCATGTTCGAGGGCTGCCCTGCGGACGATTCATTCACGCCGGCGAGCGAGGAGCCGACGGCGCTGCATCAAGGGCCGATGTTTCGCTATTTCGATCACAGCATGATCACGAACCCGCGCTACCAACGACATGTCCTGAGCGTGGCCGAGCGCTGCGAGATCCCCGTGCAGGCCGCCGTGCGGGAGGGCGGCGGTACGAACGGGGGGATCGCGCATCTGCTCGATGTGCCGTGCGCGGTCGCGGGGATCCCGTGCCGCTACATCCATACGGCCACCTCGATTTGCGCCCTCGACGACATCGAGGCCGCTGCGCGCGTGGCCGTGGAGGTCGTCTCAAGCCTGACTCCGAAGATCGTGGAGGCCTTTTAG
- a CDS encoding methylated-DNA--[protein]-cysteine S-methyltransferase has protein sequence MNYIDTYHSPLGDIMLASDGEALIGLWFEGQKYFAAGLGDEVEARALPVFATTSEWLDSYFHGEQPGSMPPLLMRDTPYRRAVWLELLAIPRGKIVTYKQVAESVAARSGTERISCRAVGGAIARNPISIIVPCHRVVGSDGSLTGYAGGLDRKIALLTLEGVDVSRFRDV, from the coding sequence ATGAACTACATCGATACCTACCATTCGCCGCTGGGAGATATCATGCTCGCCAGCGACGGCGAGGCGCTCATCGGTCTGTGGTTCGAAGGCCAGAAGTACTTCGCCGCCGGTCTTGGCGACGAGGTCGAGGCGCGCGCTCTTCCGGTGTTCGCGACGACGTCGGAGTGGCTCGACAGTTACTTCCACGGCGAGCAGCCCGGCTCTATGCCGCCGCTGCTCATGCGCGACACGCCGTATCGCCGCGCGGTCTGGCTCGAGCTGCTCGCGATTCCACGCGGGAAGATCGTCACCTACAAGCAGGTGGCCGAGTCGGTGGCCGCCCGCTCGGGCACCGAGCGCATCTCCTGTCGTGCCGTAGGCGGCGCCATCGCGCGCAATCCGATATCCATCATCGTTCCGTGCCACCGCGTGGTGGGCAGCGACGGTTCGCTCACGGGCTACGCCGGCGGACTCGATCGCAAGATTGCACTGCTCACACTCGAGGGCGTGGATGTGTCGCGATTCAGGGACGTCTAG
- a CDS encoding flavin reductase family protein translates to MADEVQEDIMDSINREKIDVFHYAPQILSSFNPGVLLSTAAECETDSMTIGWGMIGVAWGKPIFITYVRLNRHTHTILAKNGEFTVNAPLAGLDDEANDRVRRIVVGCGRTSGRDIDKAARFGLTHVAGLDVTVPAIAELPLTLECKVIYERDQDISLLPDELRAKNYPPQVPGSALGANSDLHTEYYGEIVNAYIIR, encoded by the coding sequence GTGGCCGATGAAGTTCAGGAGGACATCATGGATTCTATCAACCGAGAGAAGATCGACGTTTTCCACTATGCGCCGCAGATTCTGTCATCCTTCAATCCGGGCGTGCTGCTGAGCACGGCCGCCGAGTGCGAGACCGATTCCATGACCATAGGCTGGGGGATGATCGGCGTCGCCTGGGGCAAGCCCATCTTCATCACCTACGTGCGCCTGAACCGCCACACCCATACCATCCTCGCGAAGAACGGCGAGTTCACCGTCAATGCACCGCTGGCCGGTCTTGACGATGAGGCGAACGACCGCGTGCGTCGCATCGTCGTGGGCTGCGGCAGGACGAGCGGCCGCGACATCGACAAGGCGGCGAGGTTCGGGCTCACGCATGTCGCGGGTCTGGACGTCACGGTCCCCGCGATCGCCGAGCTTCCCCTCACGCTCGAGTGCAAGGTCATCTACGAGCGCGATCAAGATATCTCGTTGCTGCCCGACGAGCTGCGTGCGAAGAACTATCCGCCGCAGGTGCCAGGCTCCGCGCTCGGAGCCAATTCAGATCTGCATACCGAGTACTACGGCGAGATCGTGAACGCCTACATCATCCGATGA
- a CDS encoding DNA-3-methyladenine glycosylase family protein, which translates to MYPIAWRRVATVDQPAHGGETGDTPLTLQLPIWTPGVRSVDFVRITPLFAPARMVAILTAMGTTPLTGSPSSFISAATADGARIFRYGEQETAYLAARDVRLAAVMAAVGHIEREIDPDLLSSVIHHIIGQQISTAAQQTIWRRMHDALGEIDADVIAATPVEELQSFGMTFRKAGYIRDLARQLVDGSFDLEGIRSLDDADAVERLVAIKGVGVWTAEMILLFCLERPDVLSYGDLGIQRGLRMLYHHRAISPALFKRYRRRFSPCGSVASLYLWAVAGGAVPGLRDRAPRRSRSRTSKPTGQE; encoded by the coding sequence GTGTACCCAATCGCGTGGCGTCGCGTGGCGACCGTCGATCAGCCTGCGCACGGGGGCGAGACCGGAGATACGCCGTTGACGCTTCAGCTGCCCATCTGGACTCCCGGCGTCCGTTCTGTGGACTTTGTCAGAATAACCCCCTTATTCGCGCCCGCGCGGATGGTTGCTATACTGACCGCTATGGGTACGACTCCGCTGACAGGATCGCCATCGTCGTTCATCTCAGCCGCGACCGCGGATGGTGCGAGGATCTTTCGGTACGGCGAGCAGGAGACGGCATATCTCGCCGCTCGCGACGTCCGGCTCGCTGCGGTCATGGCGGCTGTCGGGCACATCGAGCGCGAGATCGATCCCGATCTGCTCTCCTCGGTGATTCATCATATCATCGGCCAGCAGATCTCAACGGCGGCTCAGCAGACGATCTGGCGTCGAATGCACGACGCGCTGGGTGAGATCGATGCCGATGTCATCGCAGCGACGCCCGTCGAGGAGCTGCAGTCGTTCGGCATGACCTTTCGCAAGGCCGGCTACATTCGCGATCTCGCACGGCAGCTGGTCGACGGATCATTCGATCTGGAGGGAATCCGCAGCCTAGACGATGCCGATGCGGTGGAGCGGCTCGTCGCGATCAAGGGCGTCGGGGTGTGGACCGCCGAGATGATCCTGCTGTTCTGCCTCGAGCGACCCGATGTGCTGAGCTATGGCGATCTGGGGATCCAGCGGGGTCTGCGCATGCTGTACCATCACCGCGCGATCTCACCCGCGCTGTTCAAGCGCTATCGGCGACGGTTCAGCCCCTGCGGCAGCGTGGCGAGTCTGTATCTGTGGGCGGTCGCGGGCGGCGCCGTGCCGGGCCTGCGCGACCGCGCGCCGCGGCGCTCGCGATCGCGCACATCGAAACCGACCGGACAGGAGTGA